A genomic window from Salvia miltiorrhiza cultivar Shanhuang (shh) chromosome 5, IMPLAD_Smil_shh, whole genome shotgun sequence includes:
- the LOC130987100 gene encoding formin-like protein 20 isoform X4, producing the protein MLNGEEKGGLPIEAFSRVQEFFNGVDWVDSNDDAALWLLKQLSVLSDAKDLSMLRRLSGYSSPLDSEEENNASSIADSLDLLDAEKAIAPDFNLMDDRSSFDSTLEDASELRAYENQIKPIISTPIDLTQPMTTGDRQLDSPAICEPLMEMESSDTKLSTNIHPPLQTSSASDSNTGFSQQPVTDIKELPPSSPTDSSEGPLLPAPFSIDSSSDIPSPPPLPSSTGSSNIPQIPSSEPHMGFGQAPQATSMLPPPPRPLPSKSEVIPLTPPPPPSFGSNYSSDMSTSQSTSLVSCVNTPPPPPSHGPAIAPSPSRDSVTIPPPPPPPPDSGSVVPPLPPPTPTAAPPPPPPPPPPPRTTASPPPPPPPPPPPPPRPTASPPPPPPPPPRPTTSPPPPPPTPPRPTTSPPPPPPPPPPPPIPPSGGGLVAISPPPPPPLPPPSSLDLIAAPPPPPPPPLPGRGSAPALSPPLPGRSSAPPPPPPPPLPGRGPTHAPPPPPPPPLPGSGLTPAPPLPPQLPSRSSGETPSAPPPPPHAGRGLAPIPPPPPPPGHGSASAPAPPPPPPGRGSAPVPPPPPPARGSAPAPPPPPLGRGSAPAPPPPPPSRGSAPAPPPPPPGRGSAPAPPPPPTIQGSAPPPPLGHGSRSAPPPPGGKSSSVPPPPALGRGRGLPSAKARGTSGSSIPPKKTSLKPLHWVKVTRAMQGSLWADAPKQDSQSRAPEIDISELESLFSMASASDAANKGAGPRGSKINKPEKVQLIDLRRAYNCEIMLTKIKIPLPDMNNAILALDSSALDIDQVENLIKFCPTKEEMETLKNYSGDKEMLGKCEQFFLELMKVPRVESKLRVFAFTITFNSQVKDLKNNLNTINDAAREVKESVKLRKIMQTILTLGNALNQGTARGIPYYKKLPILLIYSCSIIRFRIATYLLTTCTAGSAVGFKLDSLLKLSDTRARNNKMTLMHYLCKILAEKMPELLDFSKDIVHLEPASKIQLKSLAEEMQAVSKGLEKVEQELLAAENDGAVSSGFRKVLTSFLHTAEAEVRSLINLYTEVGRNADSLSQYFGEDPARCPFEQVTQTLAVFTKLFNKSHDENEQLADAEKKKLEKEALKEQAASNSPAWKDSPARKEGIDALRAKINARNQKQAS; encoded by the exons ATGTTGAATGGAGAGGAGAAAGGTGGACTGCCCATTGAAGCTTTTTCCAGGGTGCAAGAGTTTTTTAATGGTGTGGATTGGGTTGATAGTAATGATGATGCTGCATTATGGTTACTTAAGCAGTTATCCGTGCTGAGTGATGCCAAAGATTTGTCGATGTTGAGGAGGCTGAGTGGTTATTCATCGCCTCTTGATTCTGAAGAAGAAAACAACGCTTCCAGCATTGCTGATAGTCTTGATTTACTGGACGCAGAGAAAGCCATTGCACCTGATTTCAATTTGATGGATGATCGTTCATCATTTGATTCTACATTGGAGGATGCCTCTGAACTCAGGGCCTATGAGAATCAAATTAAGCCAATAATATCGACCCCTATTGATCTTACCCAGCCTATGACTACTGGTGACAGGCAGTTAGATTCTCCTGCTATTTGTGAACCTTTGATGGAAATGGAAAGTTCAGATACAAAACTTTCAACTAATATTCACCCACCATTGCAAACCTCCTCTGCTTCTGATTCTAATACAGGATTTTCTCAACAACCTGTTACTGATATCAAAGAACTTCCTCCTTCTTCTCCCACTGATTCGTCTGAAGGGCCGCTACTGCCAGCTCCTTTTTCAATTGATAGTTCTAGTGACATCCCCTCTCCTCCACCACTTCCTTCTTCAACCGGTTCCAGTAATATACCACAAATACCATCTAGTGAACCACACATGGGTTTTGGACAAGCCCCTCAGGCCACTAGCATGCTACCACCACCACCTCGTCCATTACCCAGTAAGAGTGAAGTCATTCCACTTACCCCACCACCTCCACCTTCATTTGGATCAAATTATTCATCAGATATGTCAACTTCACAGTCGACATCACTTGTTAGCTGTGTCAAtacaccaccaccacctcctagTCATGGTCCAGCAATAGCTCCATCTCCATCTCGTGATTCAGTCACAATCCCTCCaccacctcctcctcctccagaTAGTGGGTCAGTAGTACCTCCACTTCCACCTCCTACGCCAACAGcagctccacctccacctccaccaccgcctCCACCTCCCAGGACAACAGCATCcccacctccaccaccgccgccgcctccacctccacctcccaGGCCAACAGCATCcccacctccaccaccgcctCCACCTCCCAGGCCAACAACATCcccacctccaccaccgcctACACCTCCCAGGCCAACAACATCCccgcctccaccaccaccaccaccaccacctccacctaTTCCTCCTTCCGGTGGTGGGTTAGTAGCAAtttctcctccaccaccacctcccCTGCCGCCACCTTCAAGTCTTGATTTAATAGcagctccacctccacctccacctccgccATTGCCAGGACGTGGTTCAGCACCTGCTCTATCTCCACCGCTTCCAGGGCGTAGTTcagctccacctccacctccaccaccgccaCTTCCTGGGCGTGGTCCAACACATGCTCCACCTCCACCCCCACCTCCACCACTTCCAGGGAGTGGTTTAACACCTGCTCCTCCTCTACCCCCACAACTGCCTTCTCGTAGTTCAGGAGAAACTCCAtctgcaccaccaccacctcctcaTGCAGGTCGTGGTTTAGCACCTATCCCACCTCCACCACCTCCTCCAGGCCATGGTTCGGCCTCAGCCCCAGCCCCACCTCCACCACCTCCTGGTCGTGGTTCAGCTCCTGTgccacctccaccacctccTGCTCGTGGTTCAGCTCCTGCCCCACCTCCACCACCTCTTGGTCGTGGTTCAGCTCCTGCCCCACCTCCACCACCTCCTAGTCGTGGTTCTGCTCCTGCtccacctccaccgcctcctGGACGTGGTTCAGCTCCTGCTCCACCTCCGCCGCCCACGATTCAAGGTTCAGCACCTCCTCCACCTCTAGGTCATGGTTCACGATCCGCTCCTCCACCTCCTGGAGGAAAGAGCTCCAGTGTGCCTCCACCTCCAGCTTTAGGAAGAGGCAGAGGTTTGCCCTCAGCGAAAGCAAGAGGTACTAGTGGTTCTTCAATCCCCCCTAAGAAAACTTCACTAAAGCCCTTGCATTGGGTGAAAGTCACTCGAGCGATGCAAGGGAGCTTGTGGGCTGATGCTCCGAAACAAGATAGTCAGTCCAG gGCACCTGAAATTGATATTTCTGAGCTTGAGAGCCTTTTCTCAATGGCTTCTGCTTCAGATGCTGCTAATAAGGGCGCAGGCCCACGTGGTTCCAAAATAAACAAGCCAGAAAAAGTGCAATTG ATTGATTTGCGTAGAGCCTATAATTGTGAAATCATGCTCACAAAAATTAAGATACCCCTGCCAGATATGAAT aATGCAATCCTGGCTTTGGATTCCTCTGCATTGGACATTGATCAAGTTGAAAATCTTATAAAATTCTGTCCTACTAAAGAAGAAATGGAGACACTAAAG AATTACAGTGGGGACAAGGAGATGCTAGGAAAGTGCGAACAG TTCTTCCTGGAACTAATGAAAGTTCCACGAGTTGAATCCAAATTAAGAGTATTTGCTTTCACAATAACTTTTAATAGTCAG GTGAAGGACCTAAAAAATAACTTGAACACAATCAATGATGCTGCTAGGGAG GTTAAGGAGTCTGTGAAGTTACGAAAAATTATGCAGACAATCCTTACACTGGGAAATGCACTAAACCAGGGTACAGCTAGAGGTATACCTTACTATAAAAAACTTCCTATATTGTTGATATATTCCTGTTCCATTATAAGATTTCGAATTGCAACTTATCTTCTAACAACTTGCACTGCAGGCTCTGCTGTTGGATTCAAGTTGGATAGTCTTCTCAAACTTTCTGATACTCGTGCAAGAAATAACAAAATGACCTTAATGCATTACCTATGTAAG ATTCTAGCTGAGAAGATGCCAGAGTTGCTAGACTTCAGTAAGGATATTGTACATTTGGAACCAGCGTCCAAG ATACAATTAAAATCTTTGGCTGAAGAAATGCAAGCTGTTAGCAAAGGCCTTGAAAAGGTCGAACAGGAACTACTTGCAGCAGAGAATGACGGTGCTGTATCCTCAGGCTTTCGGAAG GTCTTAACAAGTTTCCTCCACACTGCTGAGGCGGAAGTTAGGTCACTTATCAACCTTTACACTGAAGTG GGGAGAAATGCAGATTCGCTGTCACAGTATTTTGGTGAAGACCCCGCAAGATGTCCCTTTGAGCAAG TGACTCAAACTTTAGCAGTGTTCACTAAGCTGTTCAATAAATCGCATGATGAGAATGAGCAGCTGGCAGATGCTGAAAAGAAGAAACTGGAGAAGGAAGCACTCAAGGAACAAGCAGCATCAAATTCCCCTGCATGGAAGGACTCTCCTGCACGGAAGGAAGGCATTGATGCCCTTCGTGCAAAAATTAATGCTCGTAATCAGAAACAAGCTTCTTGA
- the LOC130987100 gene encoding formin-like protein 14 isoform X2, with amino-acid sequence MSLLSRFFYKRPPDGLLELSDRVYVFDSCFSTEVLPDDIYRLYLHEIINELHEEFPESSFLAFNFREGEKRSQFAEILCEYDVTVMDYPRQYEGCPLLPLSLIHHFLRASESWLSLANFQNVVLIHCERGGWPLLAFVLASFLVFRKLHSGERKTLEMVYREGPKGLLQLLSPLNPFPSQLRYLQYISRRNISPEWPPPERPLSLDCIILRSIPRFDNQKGCRPIVRVFGRNLLSKDGLSTQMLYSMHKKGRHVRHYRQKDSDVIKIDIQCLVQGDVVLECVHFDLDPEREVMMFRIMFNTAFIRSNILMLNSENLDILWDSKSRFPKGFRAEVLFGDVESRSPPKAHTSMLNGEEKGGLPIEAFSRVQEFFNGVDWVDSNDDAALWLLKQLSVLSDAKDLSMLRRLSGYSSPLDSEEENNASSIADSLDLLDAEKAIAPDFNLMDDRSSFDSTLEDASELRAYENQIKPIISTPIDLTQPMTTGDRQLDSPAICEPLMEMESSDTKLSTNIHPPLQTSSASDSNTGFSQQPVTDIKELPPSSPTDSSEGPLLPAPFSIDSSSDIPSPPPLPSSTGSSNIPQIPSSEPHMGFGQAPQATSMLPPPPRPLPSKSEVIPLTPPPPPSFGSNYSSDMSTSQSTSLVSCVNTPPPPPSHGPAIAPSPSRDSVTIPPPPPPPPDSGSVVPPLPPPTPTAAPPPPPPPPPPPRTTASPPPPPPPPPPPPPRPTASPPPPPPPPPRPTTSPPPPPPTPPRPTTSPPPPPPPPPPPPIPPSGGGLVAISPPPPPPLPPPSSLDLIAAPPPPPPPPLPGRGSAPALSPPLPGRSSAPPPPPPPPLPGRGPTHAPPPPPPPPLPGSGLTPAPPLPPQLPSRSSGETPSAPPPPPHAGRGLAPIPPPPPPPGHGSASAPAPPPPPPGRGSAPVPPPPPPARGSAPAPPPPPLGRGSAPAPPPPPPSRGSAPAPPPPPPGRGSAPAPPPPPTIQGSAPPPPLGHGSRSAPPPPGGKSSSVPPPPALGRGRGLPSAKARGTSGSSIPPKKTSLKPLHWVKVTRAMQGSLWADAPKQDSQSRAPEIDISELESLFSMASASDAANKGAGPRGSKINKPEKVQLIDLRRAYNCEIMLTKIKIPLPDMNNAILALDSSALDIDQVENLIKFCPTKEEMETLKNYSGDKEMLGKCEQFFLELMKVPRVESKLRVFAFTITFNSQVKDLKNNLNTINDAAREVKESVKLRKIMQTILTLGNALNQGTARGIPYYKKLPILLIYSCSIIRFRIATYLLTTCTAGSAVGFKLDSLLKLSDTRARNNKMTLMHYLCKILAEKMPELLDFSKDIVHLEPASKIQLKSLAEEMQAVSKGLEKVEQELLAAENDGAVSSGFRKVLTSFLHTAEAEVRSLINLYTEVGRNADSLSQYFGEDPARCPFEQVTQTLAVFTKLFNKSHDENEQLADAEKKKLEKEALKEQAASNSPAWKDSPARKEGIDALRAKINARNQKQAS; translated from the exons ATGTCATTACTAAGTAGATTCTTCTACAAAAGGCCCCCAGATGGTTTACTTGAACTTTCCGACAGAGTATATG TTTTTGATTCCTGTTTCTCAACCGAAGTGCTGCCAGATGATATATACCGACTTTACTTGCATGAAATCATTAATGAGTTACATGAGGAATTCCCAGAATCCTCATTTCTCGCATTTAATTTTCGGGAAGGAGAGAAGAGGAGCCAGTTTGCAGAGATATTATGTGAGTATGATGTCACTGTTATGGATTATCCGAGGCAGTATGAGGGTTGCCCGTTGCTGCCGCTAtctttaattcatcatttccTTCGCGCTAGTGAGAGTTGGCTTTCTCTTGCAAATTTCCAAAATGTGGTGTTGATCCATTGTGAAAGAGGAGGTTGGCCACTTCTTGCATTTGTTTTAGCTAGCTTCTTGGTTTTTAGGAAGTTGCATAGCGGCGAAAGAAAGACTCTTGAAATGGTTTACCGCGAAGGTCCAAAAGGCTTGTTGCAGCTATTATCCCCATTGAATCCGTTTCCATCTCAGCTTAGGTATCTGCAATACATATCGAGGAGAAATATATCCCCTGAGTGGCCTCCGCCTGAGAGGCCTCTTTCATTAGACTGTATCATTCTTCGTTCAATTCCAAGGTTTGATAATCAGAAAGGGTGCAGACCTATTGTCCGTGTTTTCGGTAGAAATCTCCTTAGTAAAGATGGACTATCAACCCAAATGCTTTATTCCATGCATAAGAAGGGTAGACATGTTCGTCATTATCGCCAA AAAGATAGTGATGTCATCAAGATTGATATACAATGTTTAGTGCAAGGGGATGTGGTATTGGAATGTGTTCACTTTGATTTAGATCCAGAAAGGGAAGTTATGATGTTCCGTATAATGTTCAATACAGCTTTTATTAGGTCTAATATATTGATGCTCAACTCTGAGAACTTGGATATCCTTTGGGACTCAAAGTCCAGGTTTCCTAAAGGCTTTAGGGCTGAG GTGCTATTCGGAGATGTTGAGAGCCGGTCTCCCCCCAAAGCTCATACGTCGATGTTGAATGGAGAGGAGAAAGGTGGACTGCCCATTGAAGCTTTTTCCAGGGTGCAAGAGTTTTTTAATGGTGTGGATTGGGTTGATAGTAATGATGATGCTGCATTATGGTTACTTAAGCAGTTATCCGTGCTGAGTGATGCCAAAGATTTGTCGATGTTGAGGAGGCTGAGTGGTTATTCATCGCCTCTTGATTCTGAAGAAGAAAACAACGCTTCCAGCATTGCTGATAGTCTTGATTTACTGGACGCAGAGAAAGCCATTGCACCTGATTTCAATTTGATGGATGATCGTTCATCATTTGATTCTACATTGGAGGATGCCTCTGAACTCAGGGCCTATGAGAATCAAATTAAGCCAATAATATCGACCCCTATTGATCTTACCCAGCCTATGACTACTGGTGACAGGCAGTTAGATTCTCCTGCTATTTGTGAACCTTTGATGGAAATGGAAAGTTCAGATACAAAACTTTCAACTAATATTCACCCACCATTGCAAACCTCCTCTGCTTCTGATTCTAATACAGGATTTTCTCAACAACCTGTTACTGATATCAAAGAACTTCCTCCTTCTTCTCCCACTGATTCGTCTGAAGGGCCGCTACTGCCAGCTCCTTTTTCAATTGATAGTTCTAGTGACATCCCCTCTCCTCCACCACTTCCTTCTTCAACCGGTTCCAGTAATATACCACAAATACCATCTAGTGAACCACACATGGGTTTTGGACAAGCCCCTCAGGCCACTAGCATGCTACCACCACCACCTCGTCCATTACCCAGTAAGAGTGAAGTCATTCCACTTACCCCACCACCTCCACCTTCATTTGGATCAAATTATTCATCAGATATGTCAACTTCACAGTCGACATCACTTGTTAGCTGTGTCAAtacaccaccaccacctcctagTCATGGTCCAGCAATAGCTCCATCTCCATCTCGTGATTCAGTCACAATCCCTCCaccacctcctcctcctccagaTAGTGGGTCAGTAGTACCTCCACTTCCACCTCCTACGCCAACAGcagctccacctccacctccaccaccgcctCCACCTCCCAGGACAACAGCATCcccacctccaccaccgccgccgcctccacctccacctcccaGGCCAACAGCATCcccacctccaccaccgcctCCACCTCCCAGGCCAACAACATCcccacctccaccaccgcctACACCTCCCAGGCCAACAACATCCccgcctccaccaccaccaccaccaccacctccacctaTTCCTCCTTCCGGTGGTGGGTTAGTAGCAAtttctcctccaccaccacctcccCTGCCGCCACCTTCAAGTCTTGATTTAATAGcagctccacctccacctccacctccgccATTGCCAGGACGTGGTTCAGCACCTGCTCTATCTCCACCGCTTCCAGGGCGTAGTTcagctccacctccacctccaccaccgccaCTTCCTGGGCGTGGTCCAACACATGCTCCACCTCCACCCCCACCTCCACCACTTCCAGGGAGTGGTTTAACACCTGCTCCTCCTCTACCCCCACAACTGCCTTCTCGTAGTTCAGGAGAAACTCCAtctgcaccaccaccacctcctcaTGCAGGTCGTGGTTTAGCACCTATCCCACCTCCACCACCTCCTCCAGGCCATGGTTCGGCCTCAGCCCCAGCCCCACCTCCACCACCTCCTGGTCGTGGTTCAGCTCCTGTgccacctccaccacctccTGCTCGTGGTTCAGCTCCTGCCCCACCTCCACCACCTCTTGGTCGTGGTTCAGCTCCTGCCCCACCTCCACCACCTCCTAGTCGTGGTTCTGCTCCTGCtccacctccaccgcctcctGGACGTGGTTCAGCTCCTGCTCCACCTCCGCCGCCCACGATTCAAGGTTCAGCACCTCCTCCACCTCTAGGTCATGGTTCACGATCCGCTCCTCCACCTCCTGGAGGAAAGAGCTCCAGTGTGCCTCCACCTCCAGCTTTAGGAAGAGGCAGAGGTTTGCCCTCAGCGAAAGCAAGAGGTACTAGTGGTTCTTCAATCCCCCCTAAGAAAACTTCACTAAAGCCCTTGCATTGGGTGAAAGTCACTCGAGCGATGCAAGGGAGCTTGTGGGCTGATGCTCCGAAACAAGATAGTCAGTCCAG gGCACCTGAAATTGATATTTCTGAGCTTGAGAGCCTTTTCTCAATGGCTTCTGCTTCAGATGCTGCTAATAAGGGCGCAGGCCCACGTGGTTCCAAAATAAACAAGCCAGAAAAAGTGCAATTG ATTGATTTGCGTAGAGCCTATAATTGTGAAATCATGCTCACAAAAATTAAGATACCCCTGCCAGATATGAAT aATGCAATCCTGGCTTTGGATTCCTCTGCATTGGACATTGATCAAGTTGAAAATCTTATAAAATTCTGTCCTACTAAAGAAGAAATGGAGACACTAAAG AATTACAGTGGGGACAAGGAGATGCTAGGAAAGTGCGAACAG TTCTTCCTGGAACTAATGAAAGTTCCACGAGTTGAATCCAAATTAAGAGTATTTGCTTTCACAATAACTTTTAATAGTCAG GTGAAGGACCTAAAAAATAACTTGAACACAATCAATGATGCTGCTAGGGAG GTTAAGGAGTCTGTGAAGTTACGAAAAATTATGCAGACAATCCTTACACTGGGAAATGCACTAAACCAGGGTACAGCTAGAGGTATACCTTACTATAAAAAACTTCCTATATTGTTGATATATTCCTGTTCCATTATAAGATTTCGAATTGCAACTTATCTTCTAACAACTTGCACTGCAGGCTCTGCTGTTGGATTCAAGTTGGATAGTCTTCTCAAACTTTCTGATACTCGTGCAAGAAATAACAAAATGACCTTAATGCATTACCTATGTAAG ATTCTAGCTGAGAAGATGCCAGAGTTGCTAGACTTCAGTAAGGATATTGTACATTTGGAACCAGCGTCCAAG ATACAATTAAAATCTTTGGCTGAAGAAATGCAAGCTGTTAGCAAAGGCCTTGAAAAGGTCGAACAGGAACTACTTGCAGCAGAGAATGACGGTGCTGTATCCTCAGGCTTTCGGAAG GTCTTAACAAGTTTCCTCCACACTGCTGAGGCGGAAGTTAGGTCACTTATCAACCTTTACACTGAAGTG GGGAGAAATGCAGATTCGCTGTCACAGTATTTTGGTGAAGACCCCGCAAGATGTCCCTTTGAGCAAG TGACTCAAACTTTAGCAGTGTTCACTAAGCTGTTCAATAAATCGCATGATGAGAATGAGCAGCTGGCAGATGCTGAAAAGAAGAAACTGGAGAAGGAAGCACTCAAGGAACAAGCAGCATCAAATTCCCCTGCATGGAAGGACTCTCCTGCACGGAAGGAAGGCATTGATGCCCTTCGTGCAAAAATTAATGCTCGTAATCAGAAACAAGCTTCTTGA